From a region of the Microterricola gilva genome:
- a CDS encoding riboflavin synthase, translating into MFTGIIEELGRIERVERSGDAARLTVRGPLVVSDAGHGDSIAVSGVCLTVVASDADTFTADVMAQTLTMSTLKDAAAGRAVNLERAAEVGDRLGGHIVQGHIDGTATVLAITPGSAWRVVRFSLDAALAPLVVDKGSIAVDGVSLTVSNISDAAAAEQWFEVSLIPETLVATTLGERVVGDRVNIETDILARHVARMFALQSAASAESVRSAS; encoded by the coding sequence GTGTTTACAGGAATCATCGAGGAGCTCGGCCGCATCGAACGCGTCGAACGTTCAGGCGACGCCGCCCGCCTCACGGTGCGCGGCCCGCTGGTCGTCAGCGACGCCGGCCACGGTGACTCCATCGCGGTGAGCGGGGTCTGCCTGACCGTCGTCGCCAGCGACGCCGACACCTTCACGGCCGACGTGATGGCGCAGACCCTCACGATGAGCACGCTGAAGGATGCCGCGGCCGGCCGTGCCGTGAACCTCGAGCGGGCGGCCGAGGTCGGCGACCGACTCGGCGGCCACATCGTGCAGGGCCACATCGACGGCACGGCGACAGTGCTCGCGATCACGCCGGGTAGCGCGTGGCGCGTCGTGCGTTTCAGCCTCGATGCCGCGCTCGCCCCCCTCGTCGTCGACAAGGGATCGATCGCGGTCGACGGCGTCTCGCTCACCGTGAGCAACATCAGCGATGCCGCCGCGGCTGAGCAGTGGTTCGAGGTGTCACTCATTCCGGAGACGCTCGTGGCGACGACGCTCGGCGAGCGCGTCGTGGGCGACCGCGTCAACATCGAGACCGACATCTTGGCCCGTCACGTTGCACGGATGTTCGCGCTGCAGAGCGCGGCATCCGCCGAATCAGTAAGGAGCGCCTCATGA